A part of Aspergillus flavus chromosome 1, complete sequence genomic DNA contains:
- a CDS encoding alpha-ketoglutarate-dependent taurine dioxygenase: protein MAPAPIDPRIVDVAEPQKDTLALPAASRERLVKAGIDLSNGYPYRPSRPLYSDDVYNIRNYDRPHVDPGTRADPEKKALLSAAKEVIHLTRHIGTEIVGLQLKDLTDQQKDELGLLIAERSVVFFRDQDLSPQQQKALGEYFGEVEVHPQVPQVPGLPGVSVLWPALQATERAASYRRPGGASRWHTDLVHERQPAGVTHLHNDAVPTIGGDTLWASGYAAYEKLSPEFRKIIDGRTAIYRSAHPYLDRKDPEAGPKYIEREHPIVRVHPATGWKALWVNRAMTDRIVGLDKAESDVILGYLFDVYEKNIDIQVRFKWTPRTSALWDNRLVNVLWFTIFLLWGTNPRQNYHSQCQLGLRRLGAQTWHSSHGPRGEAFLRPQRPDPKTGFGLAGPR from the exons ATGGCACCAGCTCCTATCGATCCGCGGATCGTTGACGTCGCCGAGCCCCAGAAGGACACACTTGCCCTTCCAGCAGCCAGCCGCGAACGGCTTGTAAAAGCGGGAATTGATCTTTCCAATGGGTATCCATATCGGCCTTCCCGACCTCTGTACTCGGACGATGTTTACAACATCCGAAACTATGATCGCCCACATGTAGATCCGGGCACTCGTGCCGACCCCGAGAAGAAGGCGTTGTTGTCCGCAGCAAAAGAAGTGATTCACCTAACCAGGCACATCGGAACCGAGATCGTGGGACTGCAGCTTAAAGACTTGACTGACCAACAGAAGGATGAGCTGGGCCTACTGATTGCAGAACGAAGTGTTGTCTTCTTCCGGGATCAGGACCTCTCGCCCCAGCAACAGAAGGCCCTTGGTGAATACTTTGGAGAGGTCGAAGTCCAT CCTCAAGTACCCCAGGTACCGGGTCTACCGGGCGTCTCGGTTTTATGGCCCGCTCTCCAAGCGACAGAACGAGCAGCTAGTTATCGTCGACCGGGTGGAGCTTCTCGTTGGCACACTGACCTAGTTCATGAGCGCCAACCGGCAGGGGTGACACATCTTCACAATGACGCCGTCCCGACCATCGGCGGAGATACTCTCTGGGCCAGCGGGTATGCTGCATACGAGAAGTTGTCCCCGGAGTTCCGTAAAATCATCGATGGAAGAACAGCCATTTATCGATCTGCACATCCGTATCTAGACCGCAAGGACCCCGAAGCCGGTCCGAAATATATTGAACGAGAGCACCCGATTGTCCGAGTCCATCCGGCGACGGGTTGGAAGGCGCTGTGGGTAAACCGTGCGATGACTGACCGGATTGTCGGACTCGACAAGGCGGAGAGTGATGTTATTCTAGGGTACCTATTCGATGTATACGAAAAGAATATTGACATTCAGGTGCGCTTCAAGTGGACACCTCGGACTAGTGCTTTGTGGGATAACAGGTTAGTGAACGTCCTTTGGTTTACCATCTTCCTTCTATGGGGAACTAACCCTAGGCAGAATTACCATTCACAATGCCAGTTGGGATTACGAAGGCTCGGAGCCCAGACATGGCACTCGAGTCACGGCCCTCGCGGAGAAGCCTTTCTTCGACCCCAACGCCCCGACCCGAAGACAGGCTTTGGGCTTGCTGGGCCCCGATGA
- a CDS encoding FAD dependent oxidoreductase: MEIASTAKQIHNSNIMTRTQIHKVAVIGAGISGVVSAGHLLAAGFDVTVFERNKVAGGVWLYDERQPIEPQYPATKPSETDQPAKDRHQKERFVLEHAPPGPCYESLRNNVPTPLIRVKLNAWPEGTPDFVSHDVIKEYIQDTSRKARVDDVTIYGARVKDLRKRGDKWEVFWSTVRENDQSDMVVELEEISVFDAIIVASGHYHAPRIPDIPGLSEAKTHWASRIMHSKGFRKSQGFENKNVLLIGGGVSSADIAKEIGPVAKTVYQSTRNGDFDLPASLLPDNGVRIGEVSHFEIDRSQDTVSDDEPLPLTIHLKSGQKLCGIDRVIICTGYHITLPFLRDYHSDHTPAELADEKILVTDGTQVHNLHKDIFYIPDPTLAFIGVPYYTATFTLFEFQAIVATQVFAGIAQIPPADVMRLEYLAKIKEVGSGKKFHSLKDKEEFYVRDILQWVNEDRATYGLGPLEGHSAQWLEAKEEHRKRIEGLWQSTGRRDSGVGELPVLAVCS, from the exons ATGGAAATTGCCTCGACAGCCAAGCAAATACACAACAGTAACATTATGACTCGCACCCAAATCCATAAGGTGGCGGTCATTGGTGCCGGGATCAGTGGTGTTGTTTCCGCGGGACACCTGCTGGCGGCCGGATTTGATGTCACTGTCTTCGAGAGAAATAAGGTTGCAGGAGGAGTGTG GCTGTACGATGAACGGCAGCCGATCGAGCCGCAGTATCCTGCCACGAAGCCGTCGGAAACAGATCAACCGGCGAAAGATCGACACCAGAAGGAGAGATTCGTGCTCGAACATGCGCCGCCTGG CCCTTGCTATGAGAGTTTGAGGAATAACGTTCCCACGCCTTTGATACGGGTGAAGCTTAATGCGTGGCCAGAAGGGACTCCAGACTTTGTCAGCCACGATGTAATAAAAGAGTATATTCAAGATACATCTCGGAAAGCACGAGTTGATGATGTCACAATCTACGGAGCGCGAGTCAAAGACCTTCGCAAACGTGGTGATAAATGGGAGGTTTTCTGGTCGACAGTTCGCGAAAACGACCAGTCGGACATGGTGGTCGAATTGGAAGAAATTTCG GTATTTGATGCGATAATTGTCGCATCAGGGCATTATCATGCGCCTCGCATTCCAGATATACCTGGCTTGTCGGAAGCGAAGACCCATTGGGCGTCTCGAATTATGCATTCGAAGGGGTTTCGAAAGTCGCAAGGCTTTGAGAACAAG AATGTCCTCCTCATTGGCGGTGGAGTATCATCCGCAGATATTGCGAAGGAAATTGGTCCCGTCGCCAAAACTGTCTACCAAAGCACAAGGAACGGCGACTTCGATCTTCCCGCGAGCTTGCTCCCTGATAACGGGGTGAGGATTGGCGAAGTATCGCACTTTGAGATCGACAGGTCCCAGGACACAGTTTCCGACGACGAGCCTTTACCTTTAACCATACATCTGAAGTCGGGGCAGAAACTATGCGGAATCGATAGGGTTATCATCTGCACTGGTTATCACATCACGCTACCTTTCCTGCGAGATTATCACAGCGACCACACGCCTGCTGAACTTGCTGATGAGAAGATTCTGGTCACCGACGGGACTCAAGTGCATAACCTGCataaagatatattctaCATTCCAGATCCCACACTAGCCTTTATCGGGGTTCCCTACTACACAGCCACATTTACTCTGTTCGAATTCCAGGCGATCGTGGCAACGCAGGTCTTTGCCGGAATTGCCCAGATACCCCCGGCGGATGTTATGAGACTGGAGTACTTGGCCAAGATCAAGGAAGTTGGCAGTGGGAAGAAGTTTCACTCGTTGAAAGATAAGGAAGAGTTTTACGTGAGGGATATATTACAATGGGTGAATGAGGATAGGGCTACATACGGGCTCGGTCCGCTGGAAGGACATTCCGCTCAGTGGCTTGAAGCCAAGGAAGAACATAGAAAAAGGATTGAAGGGCTTTGGCAGAGCACAGGTCGGAGGGACAGTGGTGTCGGCGAGCTTCCGGTGTTGGCAGTGTGTAGTTAA
- a CDS encoding putative MFS transporter Liz1/Seo1 codes for MAPSTAIAEERAVDSTSDIVQKAPKRKWVSYIWDTFDKSPEERRLMFKLDSAILTFASLGYFIKYLDQININNAFVSGMKEDLGMYGNELNYMQACWTVGYVIGEIPSNILLTRIRPRYWIPAMELLWTVLTFAMSRCHTSTQFYVLRFFIGLAESTFYPGMQYIIGSWYRKDELAKRSCIFHTSSGIASMFSGYLMAAVYNLEGRGGFRGWQWLFIVDGIISLPVALSGFVILPDVPEISNPWYLTKDEVALSQKRMQLEGRKNREPYTRSKLKKIFTSWHIYLLTVLYITFNNGAAGSQPVFQQWLKHSTDPKYSVGQINAYPTTTAAVQVVTTLAYAWSSDTFLNGKRWPPIIFGAIINIICYVSLAVWDIPDGWKWTCYILAGAGYGLSGLCMAWAHEICSSDNEERSLVIGSMNEMAYVFQAWLPQVVWQQVDAPQYRKGFITVSILSVILIATTLWIRQLDLKERRVR; via the exons ATGGCTCCTTCAACAGCCATCGCAGAAGAACGGGCCGTCGATTCAACAAGCGACATCGTGCAGAAAGCCCCGAAGCGCAAATGGGTCAGTTATATCTGGGATACATTCGATAAGTCGCCTGAGGAGCGGAGGTTGATGTTTAAATTGGATTCGGCGATTTTGACGTTCGCGTCTCTGG GATATTTCATCAAGTACCTGGATCAGATCAATATTAACAATGCCTTTGTTTCTGGGAT gaaagaagatctcGGCATGTACGGCAACGAGCTGAATTATATGCAGGCTTGCTGGACGGTCGGCTATGTGATTGGGGAGATTCCGAGTAATATCCTTCTTACGAGGATTAGACCTAGATATTGGATTCCGGCGATGGAG TTACTCTGGACTGTGTTAACCTTCGCTATGTCGCGATGTCACACGTCCACTCAGTTCTACGTCCTCAGGTTCTTTATCG GCCTCGCGGAAAGTACCTTCTATCCCGGAATGCAATATATCATCGGCTCGTGGTACCGGAAAGACGAACTCGCGAAACGATCGTGTATCTTCCATACGAGCAGTGGTATCGCGAGTATGTTTTCGGGATATTTGATGGCTGCCGTGTATAACCTTGAGGGACGGGGTGGGTTTCGAGGATGGCAGTG GCTGTTTATTGTTGATGGTATCATTTCGCTGCCCGTCGCGTTGAGCGGGTTTGTTATTCTGCCTGATGTGCCTGAGATTTCGAATCCGTGGTATTTGACTAAGGAT GAAGTGGCACTTTCGCAAAAGCGAATGCAGCTGGAAGGACGCAAGAATAGGGAGCCGTATACGAGAAgcaagttgaagaagatttTTACGTCTTGGCATATTTATCTTCTTACTGTCCTGTATAT AACATTCAACAACGGCGCTGCTGGATCTCAGCCTGTGTTCCAACA ATGGCTCAAACACTCAACAGACCCCAAATACTCCGTCGGCCAGATCAACGCCTACCCAACGACCACGGCTGCAGTCCAGGTCGTGACTACGCTTGCCTATGCCT GGTCCTCGGACACATTCCTCAACGGAAAACGTTGGCCACCCATCATCTTCGGCGCG ataataaatataatatgcTACGTCTCCCTCGCCGTCTGGGATATACCAGACGGCTGGAAATGGACCTGTTATATCCTCGCCGGTGCAGGATATGGTCTAAGCGGGCTTTGCATGGC ATGGGCCCACGAAATCTGCTCCTCCGACAACGAAGAACGCTCTCTAGTAATCGGCAGCATGAATGAAATGGCCTACGTCTTCCAAGCCTGGTTGCCCCAGGTCGTCTGGCAGCAGGTTGATGCGCCGCAGTATAGGAAGGGCTTTATCACTGTTTCGATTTTGTCTGTTATATTGATCGCTACGACGCTGTGGATTAGGCAGTTGGATttgaaggagaggagggttAGGtg